Proteins from a genomic interval of Poecile atricapillus isolate bPoeAtr1 chromosome 1, bPoeAtr1.hap1, whole genome shotgun sequence:
- the KCTD14 gene encoding BTB/POZ domain-containing protein KCTD14 isoform X1, giving the protein MSISSEHKPLGKQVTGSLHTVSKLSPIVELNVGGEMYTTTLSTLKKHPGSKLAEMFTGQPKLRTDSEGRFFIDRPGTYFKYILEYLRSNQVPTQCIHDVYKEALFYDIEPLIKQLEDSPQIFGELVARRQFLARVPNYSENIELMIRIARAEAVASRQSGVIVCVVRTEEDAARCQDALNSLDMDKKSVVKFGPWKAVPGISDLLDCIQMDVEAKGYKISFQPHVAEKGFRFKSHDFFYKFLFTWW; this is encoded by the coding sequence ttgTCACCAATTGTGGAGTTAAATGTTGGTGGGGAGATGTACACAACAACACTGAGCACCTTGAAGAAACACCCTGGCTCCAAGCTGGCAGAGATGTTCACTGGCCAACCCAAACTCAGGACTGACTCCGAAGGGAGGTTCTTCATTGACAGGCCAGGCACCTACTTCAAATACATCTTGGAGTACCTGCGTAGTAATCAAGTGCCCACCCAGTGCATCCACGATGTCTACAAGGAGGCGTTGTTCTATGACATAGAGCCTTTGATCAAGCAGCTTGAGGACTCCCCACAGATCTTTGGGGAGCTCGTGGCGAGGAGGCAGTTTCTGGCTCGTGTGCCCAACTACAGCGAGAACATCGAGCTGATGATCCGCATCGCGAGGGCAGAAGCGGTTGCATCCCGACAGTCCGGCGTCATCGTATGTGTGGTCAGAACCGAGGAGGATGCAGCCAGGTGTCAGGATGCCTTGAACAGTTTGGACATGGATAAAAAATCCGTGGTGAAGTTTGGCCCCTGGAAGGCTGTGCCAGGTATTTCTGATCTGCTGGACTGCATTCAAATGGATGTAGAAGCCAAAGGgtataaaatatcttttcagCCCCATGTTGCTGAAAAAGGTTTTCGTTTCAAATCGCACGACTTCTTCTACAAGTTCCTGTTCACCTGGTGGTAG
- the KCTD14 gene encoding BTB/POZ domain-containing protein KCTD14 isoform X2: MSISSEHKPLGKQVTGSLHTLSPIVELNVGGEMYTTTLSTLKKHPGSKLAEMFTGQPKLRTDSEGRFFIDRPGTYFKYILEYLRSNQVPTQCIHDVYKEALFYDIEPLIKQLEDSPQIFGELVARRQFLARVPNYSENIELMIRIARAEAVASRQSGVIVCVVRTEEDAARCQDALNSLDMDKKSVVKFGPWKAVPGISDLLDCIQMDVEAKGYKISFQPHVAEKGFRFKSHDFFYKFLFTWW; the protein is encoded by the coding sequence ttgTCACCAATTGTGGAGTTAAATGTTGGTGGGGAGATGTACACAACAACACTGAGCACCTTGAAGAAACACCCTGGCTCCAAGCTGGCAGAGATGTTCACTGGCCAACCCAAACTCAGGACTGACTCCGAAGGGAGGTTCTTCATTGACAGGCCAGGCACCTACTTCAAATACATCTTGGAGTACCTGCGTAGTAATCAAGTGCCCACCCAGTGCATCCACGATGTCTACAAGGAGGCGTTGTTCTATGACATAGAGCCTTTGATCAAGCAGCTTGAGGACTCCCCACAGATCTTTGGGGAGCTCGTGGCGAGGAGGCAGTTTCTGGCTCGTGTGCCCAACTACAGCGAGAACATCGAGCTGATGATCCGCATCGCGAGGGCAGAAGCGGTTGCATCCCGACAGTCCGGCGTCATCGTATGTGTGGTCAGAACCGAGGAGGATGCAGCCAGGTGTCAGGATGCCTTGAACAGTTTGGACATGGATAAAAAATCCGTGGTGAAGTTTGGCCCCTGGAAGGCTGTGCCAGGTATTTCTGATCTGCTGGACTGCATTCAAATGGATGTAGAAGCCAAAGGgtataaaatatcttttcagCCCCATGTTGCTGAAAAAGGTTTTCGTTTCAAATCGCACGACTTCTTCTACAAGTTCCTGTTCACCTGGTGGTAG